A stretch of Bradyrhizobium sp. AZCC 2262 DNA encodes these proteins:
- a CDS encoding YqgE/AlgH family protein: MSPEGKTPKPVRRKAAGFGDNSSGDGYLDGRLLIAMPVMGDPRFERSVIYMCAHSSEGAMGIIVNRPAGSIDFPGLLVQLDIIDRADQIKLPENAETMQVLKGGPVDTGRGFVLHSSDFFIKDATLNIDDGICLTATVDILKAIAKGTGPKHAILALGYAGWAPGQLENEIQHNGWLHCDADPELIFGDDVDEKYQRALRKIGIDVGMLSNEAGHA, translated from the coding sequence ATGAGCCCTGAAGGCAAGACACCGAAGCCCGTTCGCCGCAAAGCCGCCGGCTTTGGCGACAATTCGTCCGGCGACGGTTATCTGGACGGCCGGCTGCTGATCGCCATGCCGGTCATGGGCGATCCGCGCTTCGAGCGCTCCGTCATCTACATGTGCGCGCATTCGTCGGAAGGGGCGATGGGCATCATCGTCAACCGTCCGGCCGGCAGCATCGATTTTCCCGGGCTATTGGTGCAGCTCGACATCATTGACAGGGCCGACCAGATCAAGCTGCCGGAAAACGCCGAGACCATGCAGGTGCTGAAGGGCGGCCCGGTCGATACCGGCCGCGGCTTCGTGCTGCATTCGAGCGATTTCTTCATCAAGGACGCCACGCTCAATATCGACGACGGCATCTGCCTGACCGCGACGGTGGACATCCTCAAGGCGATCGCCAAGGGCACCGGACCGAAGCACGCGATCCTGGCGCTGGGCTATGCCGGCTGGGCGCCGGGCCAGCTCGAGAACGAGATCCAGCACAATGGCTGGCTGCATTGCGACGCCGACCCGGAGCTGATCTTCGGCGATGACGTCGACGAAAAATATCAGCGCGCGCTGCGCAAGATCGGCATCGATGTGGGCATGCTGTCGAACGAGGCCGGGCACGCCTGA
- a CDS encoding 3-hydroxybutyrate dehydrogenase, with product MGTLKGKTAVVTGSTSGIGLAYARAFAGAGANIVLNGMGVPADIERERSGIETDFKVRAVHSPADMTKAAEIAEMVALGEKTFGSVDVLVNNAGIQFVAPIEEFPIEKWDAIIAINLSSAFHAIRAAVPGMKKRGWGRIINTASAHSLVASPFKSAYVSAKHGIAGLTKTVALELATFKITCNCISPGYVWTPLVEHQIPETMKARNMTKEQVIKDVLLDAQPTKEFVTSEQVAALALFLCGDDAAQITGANLSIDGGWTAE from the coding sequence ATGGGTACGTTAAAAGGCAAGACGGCTGTCGTGACCGGTTCGACCAGCGGTATCGGATTGGCATACGCACGCGCGTTTGCCGGCGCCGGCGCCAATATCGTTCTCAACGGCATGGGCGTGCCGGCTGACATCGAGCGCGAGCGTTCCGGCATTGAGACCGATTTCAAAGTCCGCGCCGTGCATTCGCCCGCCGACATGACCAAGGCCGCCGAAATCGCCGAAATGGTCGCACTCGGCGAGAAGACCTTCGGCTCGGTCGATGTCCTCGTCAACAATGCCGGCATCCAGTTCGTCGCCCCGATCGAGGAGTTTCCGATCGAGAAATGGGACGCGATCATTGCGATCAATCTGTCATCGGCATTTCATGCCATCCGTGCCGCCGTGCCCGGCATGAAGAAGCGCGGCTGGGGCCGCATCATCAACACCGCTTCCGCGCATTCGCTGGTGGCATCGCCATTCAAGTCGGCCTATGTCTCAGCCAAGCACGGCATCGCCGGACTGACAAAAACGGTGGCGCTGGAGCTTGCGACCTTCAAGATCACCTGCAACTGCATCAGCCCGGGCTATGTCTGGACGCCGCTGGTCGAGCACCAGATCCCGGAGACCATGAAGGCGCGCAACATGACCAAGGAGCAGGTCATCAAGGACGTGCTCCTCGACGCGCAGCCGACCAAGGAGTTCGTGACGTCGGAACAGGTCGCAGCCCTTGCGCTGTTTCTGTGCGGCGACGATGCCGCCCAGATCACCGGCGCCAATCTCTCGATCGACGGCGGCTGGACCGCGGAGTAG
- a CDS encoding protein-disulfide reductase DsbD domain-containing protein, which translates to MIVIVPLRAALGVAALCVACATSEVRAEDASPWQRDAHSAVRLLAGSRSGTVLLGGVAIQLQPGWKTYWRTPGDSGVPPRFDFSKSDNVEAVTVLWPAPKKFDDGAGGTALGYKQQVVLPLRIVAKNADKPVTLRASISYAVCDKICIPVEANAELAFASVASTEDGNLSDALNTVPKPANIGDPNPLTIRDVKREGKNNVLVDVTAPEAKEVNLFVEGPTPDWALPVPKLVEQSPPGVKRFAFELDGLPPGVSPEGAALKLTLVGGDRAYEFNVSLN; encoded by the coding sequence ATGATCGTGATAGTTCCCCTGCGCGCCGCGCTCGGCGTCGCTGCCTTGTGTGTCGCGTGCGCGACGTCGGAGGTTCGCGCCGAGGATGCGTCGCCATGGCAGCGTGACGCGCATTCCGCGGTCCGGTTGCTGGCGGGATCACGCAGCGGCACGGTGCTGCTTGGCGGCGTCGCCATCCAGTTGCAGCCGGGATGGAAGACCTATTGGCGAACGCCCGGCGATTCCGGCGTGCCGCCCCGCTTCGACTTCTCAAAATCGGACAATGTCGAGGCCGTGACGGTGCTGTGGCCGGCACCGAAGAAGTTTGACGACGGCGCCGGCGGCACCGCGCTGGGATACAAGCAGCAGGTCGTGTTGCCGTTGCGGATCGTCGCCAAAAATGCCGACAAGCCGGTAACGCTGCGGGCCAGCATCAGCTACGCGGTCTGCGACAAGATCTGCATCCCCGTCGAAGCCAATGCCGAGCTCGCTTTTGCCAGCGTGGCGAGCACCGAGGACGGCAATTTGTCCGATGCGCTCAATACGGTGCCGAAGCCCGCCAATATCGGCGACCCCAATCCGCTGACCATCCGCGACGTCAAGCGCGAGGGAAAGAACAACGTGCTGGTCGACGTGACCGCGCCCGAAGCCAAGGAGGTCAACCTGTTCGTCGAGGGACCGACGCCTGACTGGGCGCTGCCAGTTCCCAAGCTGGTCGAGCAAAGCCCGCCCGGCGTCAAACGGTTTGCCTTCGAACTCGACGGCCTGCCGCCCGGCGTCAGCCCGGAAGGCGCCGCGCTCAAACTGACGCTGGTCGGGGGCGACCGGGCCTACGAGTTCAATGTCAGTTTGAATTGA
- the cysW gene encoding sulfate ABC transporter permease subunit CysW has product MSTETSFVTPANPLRAYASTADLAISPPSQREANDRARAVPSPKDLRTEPGPVRFVIIALAVSFLTVFVVLPLVVVFASAFSKGISAYFAALSEPEALSAIRLTLLVAAISVTLNLVFGVIAAWAIAKFEFRGKTFLITLIDLPFSVSPVISGLVFVLLFGAQGYWGTWLQAHDIHILFAVPGIALATIFVTFPFVARSLIPLMQEQGTQEEEAAISLGASGLQTFFRVTLPNIKWGLLYGVLLCNARAMGEFGAVSVVSGHIRGETNTMPLLVEILYNEYQFVASFAIASLLAMLALITLIVKTVLEQRLDEVQTPRDDSRDYPSDH; this is encoded by the coding sequence ATGTCTACGGAAACGAGCTTTGTGACGCCGGCGAACCCGCTAAGGGCCTACGCGTCGACGGCAGACCTCGCGATCTCCCCGCCGTCGCAGCGCGAGGCGAACGACCGGGCACGCGCGGTTCCTTCGCCAAAGGACCTGCGGACCGAGCCCGGGCCCGTCCGCTTCGTCATCATCGCGCTTGCCGTCAGCTTCCTCACCGTCTTTGTCGTGCTGCCGCTGGTGGTCGTGTTCGCATCGGCCTTTTCAAAAGGCATCAGCGCTTATTTCGCCGCGCTGTCGGAGCCGGAGGCGCTTTCGGCGATCAGGCTAACGCTGCTCGTGGCGGCGATCTCGGTCACCCTTAACCTCGTGTTCGGCGTGATCGCGGCCTGGGCGATCGCGAAATTCGAATTCCGCGGCAAGACCTTTCTGATCACGCTGATCGACCTGCCGTTCTCGGTCAGCCCGGTCATCTCGGGCCTCGTCTTCGTGCTGCTGTTCGGCGCGCAGGGCTATTGGGGTACGTGGCTGCAGGCGCACGACATCCACATCCTGTTCGCGGTGCCCGGTATTGCGCTGGCGACCATCTTCGTGACGTTTCCTTTCGTCGCCCGTTCGCTCATTCCGTTGATGCAGGAGCAGGGCACGCAGGAGGAAGAGGCTGCGATCTCGCTGGGCGCGTCAGGCCTGCAGACCTTCTTCCGCGTCACTCTGCCCAATATCAAATGGGGCCTGTTGTATGGCGTACTGCTGTGCAACGCGCGCGCCATGGGAGAGTTCGGCGCAGTGTCGGTGGTGTCGGGCCATATCCGCGGCGAGACCAACACCATGCCGCTATTGGTCGAGATTCTCTACAATGAGTATCAATTCGTGGCGTCGTTTGCGATTGCTTCGCTTTTGGCGATGCTGGCCCTGATCACGCTGATCGTGAAGACCGTTCTCGAACAGCGCCTGGACGAAGTGCAAACCCCAAGAGACGATTCAAGGGACTATCCAAGTGACCATTGA
- a CDS encoding TauD/TfdA dioxygenase family protein, whose amino-acid sequence MTVTIRQLHPHFFGEVSGVDLRSPLTPQEAADIEAGMDKYAVLLFRNQDITDEQQLAFALNFGERESARGGNITKKEDYRLTTGLNDVSNLGKDGKPLARDSRAHLFNLGNCLWHSDSSFRPIPAKFSLLSARVVNPKGGNTEFADMRAAYDALDDDTKAEIEDMICEHSLMYSRGSLGFLDYSDEEKAMFKPVLQRLVRTHPVHRRKSLYLSSHAGAIKGMSMPEARLLLRDLTEHATQPEFVYVHKWTLHDLVMWDNRQTMHRVRRYDQSQPRDMRRATVAGTEPTVQQQAAE is encoded by the coding sequence ATGACGGTCACGATCCGGCAGCTTCATCCGCATTTTTTCGGCGAGGTTTCGGGCGTTGATTTGCGCAGTCCCCTCACCCCGCAGGAAGCGGCCGATATCGAAGCGGGCATGGACAAATACGCCGTGCTGCTGTTTCGCAACCAGGATATCACGGACGAACAGCAACTGGCCTTTGCGCTGAATTTCGGCGAGCGCGAGAGTGCACGCGGCGGCAACATCACCAAGAAGGAAGACTACCGCCTGACCACGGGGTTGAACGACGTCTCCAACCTCGGCAAGGACGGCAAGCCGCTGGCGCGCGACAGCCGGGCCCATCTGTTCAATCTCGGCAACTGCCTGTGGCATTCCGACAGCTCGTTCCGCCCGATCCCGGCGAAATTTTCACTGCTGTCGGCGCGGGTGGTGAACCCGAAGGGCGGCAACACCGAATTCGCCGACATGCGCGCGGCCTATGACGCGCTCGACGACGACACCAAGGCCGAGATCGAAGACATGATCTGCGAGCATTCGCTGATGTATTCGCGCGGCTCGCTCGGCTTCCTGGATTATTCCGATGAAGAGAAGGCGATGTTCAAGCCGGTGCTGCAGCGGCTGGTGCGGACGCATCCGGTGCATCGCCGGAAGTCGCTGTATTTGTCATCACATGCCGGCGCCATCAAAGGCATGAGCATGCCCGAGGCGCGGCTTTTGCTGCGCGATCTCACCGAGCACGCCACGCAGCCGGAATTCGTCTACGTCCATAAATGGACGTTGCATGACCTCGTGATGTGGGACAACCGCCAGACCATGCACCGCGTGCGGCGCTACGACCAGTCGCAGCCCCGCGACATGCGGCGTGCGACCGTTGCCGGCACCGAGCCGACGGTGCAGCAGCAGGCGGCGGAGTAA
- a CDS encoding sulfate/molybdate ABC transporter ATP-binding protein translates to MTIEVKNIVKKFGAFAALDNVDLKVGKGELLALLGPSGSGKTTLLRIIAGLDWPDAGEVRIDGEDALGHGASERHVGFVFQHYALFRHMTVFENVAFGLRVQPRPIRKDEATIRARVKELLDLVQLDWLANRYPSQLSGGQRQRIALARALAIEPRILLLDEPFGALDAKVRKELRQWLRSLHSEIHVTSIFVTHDQEEALEVANRVVVMDKGRIEQIGTPGDVYDNPATAFVHGFIGESIVLPVEVTGGSVRLGGRPLNIAADGAASGASKLFVRRHDMQIGPAGTGSLEGAVRHVRSFGPIQRAEVALSGGEGKTVIEIDAPRDRELQAGEIISLQPRRYRIFAAQD, encoded by the coding sequence GTGACCATTGAAGTCAAAAACATCGTCAAGAAATTCGGCGCGTTTGCTGCGCTCGACAATGTCGATCTGAAGGTCGGCAAGGGCGAATTGCTGGCGCTGCTTGGTCCATCGGGTTCGGGCAAGACGACGCTGTTGCGGATTATCGCCGGCCTCGACTGGCCCGACGCCGGGGAAGTGCGGATCGACGGCGAGGATGCGCTGGGACACGGCGCAAGCGAGCGCCATGTCGGATTCGTGTTCCAGCACTACGCGCTGTTTCGCCACATGACGGTGTTCGAAAACGTCGCCTTTGGTCTCCGCGTGCAGCCGCGCCCCATCCGCAAGGACGAGGCCACGATCCGCGCCCGCGTCAAGGAGCTGCTGGATCTCGTGCAACTCGACTGGCTGGCCAACCGCTATCCCAGCCAGTTGTCCGGCGGCCAGCGGCAGCGCATCGCGCTGGCGCGTGCGCTCGCCATCGAACCGCGCATCCTGCTGCTCGACGAGCCTTTTGGCGCGCTCGATGCGAAGGTGCGGAAAGAGCTGCGGCAATGGCTGCGCTCGCTGCATTCCGAAATCCACGTCACCTCGATCTTCGTCACCCACGACCAGGAAGAGGCGCTCGAAGTCGCCAACCGCGTGGTTGTCATGGACAAGGGCCGTATCGAGCAGATCGGCACGCCGGGAGATGTCTATGACAATCCCGCGACCGCCTTCGTCCACGGCTTCATCGGTGAATCCATCGTGCTGCCGGTGGAGGTTACCGGCGGCTCGGTGCGGCTCGGCGGCCGGCCGCTCAATATTGCCGCCGATGGCGCGGCCTCCGGCGCCTCAAAGCTGTTCGTCCGCCGCCATGACATGCAGATCGGGCCGGCGGGAACCGGTTCGCTGGAGGGCGCAGTGCGCCATGTCCGCTCGTTCGGCCCGATCCAGCGGGCGGAGGTGGCCCTCTCGGGCGGCGAGGGCAAGACCGTGATCGAGATCGACGCCCCCCGGGATCGGGAACTCCAGGCCGGCGAGATCATCAGCCTGCAGCCTCGCCGCTACCGGATCTTTGCTGCGCAGGATTGA
- a CDS encoding sulfite exporter TauE/SafE family protein, with translation MIDPLYVASGFGVGLLVGMTGVGGGSLMTPLLILLFGVHPSTAVGTDLLYAAATKTGGSLVHGWSQSIHWPAVMRLASGSIPASLVTLLVLWQLELNAEAARSLVNVVLCFALILTATSLIFRRAIMDRYRQRMERLGTSTTGSATVMVGVALGVLVSVSSVGAGAVGVTALLLLYPRLPMASIVGSDIAHAVPLTLVAGIGHWALGSVDWALMGVLLIGSLPGIVIGSYCAVRVPETVLRLLLAAVLILVAGKLGFNELHLSTESVAAIAKSATH, from the coding sequence ATGATTGATCCTCTCTACGTTGCATCGGGATTCGGCGTCGGCCTGCTGGTCGGGATGACCGGCGTCGGCGGCGGCTCACTGATGACGCCATTGTTGATCCTGCTGTTCGGTGTCCACCCGTCGACCGCTGTCGGCACCGACCTGCTATACGCCGCGGCGACCAAGACCGGTGGCAGCTTGGTGCATGGGTGGTCGCAGAGCATTCACTGGCCGGCGGTGATGCGTCTCGCCAGCGGCAGCATCCCGGCGAGCCTCGTCACGTTGCTTGTGCTGTGGCAGCTCGAACTCAACGCGGAGGCTGCGCGCAGCCTGGTCAATGTGGTGCTGTGCTTTGCGCTCATCCTGACGGCGACGTCGTTGATCTTCCGCAGGGCGATCATGGATCGATATCGCCAGCGCATGGAACGGCTCGGCACTTCGACGACCGGCAGCGCGACCGTGATGGTCGGCGTGGCGCTCGGCGTGCTGGTCTCTGTTTCGTCGGTCGGCGCCGGTGCAGTCGGCGTCACCGCGCTATTGCTGCTCTATCCGCGCCTGCCGATGGCGAGCATCGTCGGCTCCGACATTGCGCACGCCGTGCCGCTGACGCTGGTCGCCGGCATCGGCCACTGGGCGCTGGGTTCGGTCGATTGGGCGCTGATGGGTGTGTTGCTGATAGGCTCGCTGCCCGGCATCGTGATCGGCAGTTACTGCGCGGTTCGCGTGCCGGAGACGGTGCTGAGATTGCTGCTGGCCGCCGTTCTGATTCTGGTCGCCGGCAAGCTTGGCTTCAATGAGTTGCACCTGTCGACGGAAAGCGTCGCGGCGATTGCCAAGAGCGCCACCCACTAG
- a CDS encoding oligosaccharide flippase family protein, producing the protein MDTQSATTSPAGVIARLRALLGGSSEASVTRRLAGTIFIIRVFSAALAYFSQILLARWMGGSDYGVYVYVWTWVLLLGSMMDFGISASAQKIIPEYRTRGEHALLRGFLSGSRWITFVVSSIVSLLLAGVVKGLSPWIDANTIIPLYIGCLTLPAFVVANTQDGIARSHDWMRLGLMPQFIVRQSLIIGLTAGAFVLGFNLGAAAAMWASAAAVWIAMIGQMIVLNRRLGGHIEPGPKAYDFRGWLAVSLPILLVESFYLLLSYTDVLVLQQFRSSEEVGVYFAVVKTLALVSFIHYAMAATTAHRFAEYHALGDKPRLSAYVAHAIQWTFWPSLAATILLLALGKPLLWLFGPQFVVGYDIMFIAAVGLVVRSAIGPVERLLNMLGHQHICALAYALAFVMNVVLCVMLVPRFGGHGAAAATSISLAFETVLLFWIVRRRLGLHVLAFGKR; encoded by the coding sequence ATGGATACGCAATCCGCAACCACCTCGCCTGCCGGCGTGATCGCGCGCCTGCGTGCGCTGCTTGGCGGCTCCAGCGAAGCCTCCGTCACCAGGCGGCTGGCCGGCACCATCTTCATCATCCGCGTCTTCAGCGCAGCCCTCGCCTATTTCTCGCAGATCCTGCTGGCGCGCTGGATGGGCGGCTCGGATTACGGTGTCTATGTCTATGTCTGGACCTGGGTGCTGCTGCTGGGCAGCATGATGGATTTCGGCATCTCGGCCTCCGCGCAAAAGATCATTCCGGAATATCGCACCCGCGGCGAGCATGCGCTACTGCGCGGCTTCCTCTCCGGCAGCCGCTGGATCACGTTCGTCGTCTCCTCCATCGTCTCGCTGTTGCTGGCCGGCGTGGTGAAGGGATTATCGCCGTGGATCGACGCCAACACGATCATTCCGCTCTATATCGGCTGTCTGACGCTGCCGGCGTTTGTCGTCGCCAACACGCAGGACGGCATCGCCCGCTCGCATGACTGGATGCGGCTCGGACTGATGCCGCAATTCATCGTGCGGCAGTCGCTGATCATCGGCCTGACCGCCGGCGCCTTCGTGCTCGGCTTCAATCTCGGTGCCGCCGCCGCCATGTGGGCCAGCGCCGCGGCGGTATGGATCGCGATGATCGGCCAGATGATCGTGCTGAACCGCAGGCTCGGCGGCCATATCGAGCCTGGCCCCAAGGCCTATGATTTCCGTGGCTGGCTCGCGGTCTCGTTGCCGATCCTGCTGGTGGAAAGCTTTTATCTGCTGCTGTCCTACACCGACGTGCTGGTGCTGCAGCAATTCCGCTCCTCCGAAGAGGTCGGTGTCTATTTCGCCGTGGTGAAGACGCTGGCGCTGGTCTCCTTCATTCACTATGCGATGGCGGCGACGACGGCACATCGCTTTGCCGAGTATCACGCGCTGGGCGACAAGCCGCGGCTGTCGGCCTATGTGGCGCATGCGATCCAGTGGACGTTCTGGCCGTCGCTGGCCGCAACCATTTTGCTGCTGGCGCTGGGCAAGCCGCTGCTATGGCTGTTCGGACCGCAATTCGTGGTCGGCTACGACATCATGTTCATTGCCGCTGTCGGCCTCGTGGTGCGTTCCGCCATCGGCCCGGTCGAGCGGCTGCTCAACATGCTCGGCCACCAGCACATCTGCGCGCTGGCCTATGCGCTCGCTTTCGTCATGAACGTCGTGCTGTGCGTGATGCTGGTGCCGCGCTTCGGCGGCCATGGTGCTGCGGCCGCGACGTCGATCTCACTGGCGTTCGAGACGGTGCTGCTGTTCTGGATCGTGCGCCGGCGGCTCGGATTGCACGTGCTGGCGTTCGGCAAACGCTGA
- a CDS encoding SDR family NAD(P)-dependent oxidoreductase produces MSDFKQFSRSVKGLTVLVTGAASGMGRATARVFAADGANVAVTDISAEATQAVASEIAASGGAAKAWTLDVTDRYNITDVVNEVAAHFGGLDIVVNNAGISVRVAIDDEGYDEAWAKGLAVMLTAHQRIIRAALPYLRKSKSPRIVNIASTEALGATALHSPYSAAKAGVVGLTRSLAVELGRDGITVNCICPGPILTGMTARIAAEHKAIYAKRRTALGRYGEPEEVAHMTLSLCLPAASFLTGAVIPVDGGLMARNA; encoded by the coding sequence ATGTCAGATTTCAAGCAGTTCAGCCGCTCGGTCAAAGGCCTGACCGTTCTCGTCACCGGCGCCGCCAGCGGCATGGGCCGCGCCACCGCGCGGGTGTTCGCCGCGGACGGCGCCAACGTCGCCGTCACCGACATCAGCGCCGAGGCTACGCAGGCCGTGGCCAGCGAGATCGCGGCAAGCGGCGGCGCGGCAAAAGCGTGGACGCTCGATGTCACCGACCGCTACAACATCACCGACGTCGTCAACGAGGTCGCGGCGCATTTCGGCGGACTCGATATCGTCGTCAACAATGCCGGCATCTCGGTGCGCGTCGCGATCGATGACGAGGGCTATGACGAGGCCTGGGCAAAAGGCCTGGCCGTGATGCTGACGGCGCACCAGCGCATCATCCGCGCTGCACTGCCCTACCTGCGCAAATCGAAATCGCCGCGGATCGTCAATATCGCGTCCACCGAGGCGCTCGGCGCTACCGCGTTGCACAGCCCCTACTCCGCCGCCAAGGCCGGCGTCGTCGGCCTGACGCGTTCGCTGGCGGTCGAACTCGGCCGCGACGGCATCACGGTGAACTGCATCTGCCCGGGGCCGATCCTCACCGGCATGACCGCCCGGATCGCCGCCGAGCACAAGGCGATCTACGCCAAGCGCCGCACCGCACTCGGCCGCTACGGCGAGCCTGAGGAAGTGGCGCATATGACGCTGAGCCTGTGCTTGCCGGCGGCCTCATTCCTGACCGGCGCGGTGATCCCCGTGGACGGCGGGCTGATGGCGCGAAACGCGTAA
- a CDS encoding DUF3734 domain-containing protein: MDHSDSAPATTPAKAQRVLVLQGGGALGSYQAGAFQALCRAGFEPEWVAGISIGAINAAIIAGNGPEARVDRLKEFWEMVSSPVSWSPVTPGDRARSLFNETSAALIATFGVPGFFTPRLPPAPLWPPGSPQSQSYYDTAPLKKTLERLVDFDRINDLKTRLSVGAVGVTSGNLKYFDNFEFRQLGRKIGPEHIMASGALPPGFPSIVIEGEHYWDGGIASNTPLDFVLEEEFRRDLLIFQVDLFSARGELPESLLDAAEREKDIRYSSRTRMSTDKNRQIHNARMAVRDLLGKLPDHLQNDPSVEFLRKASKENTVTVVHLIYKGKNYETNSKDYDFSHVAMVEHWNAGVRDVHLSMRHKDVLERPQSGESMKAYDMSGDVPKSPGGKQE, encoded by the coding sequence ATGGATCATTCCGACTCTGCTCCAGCGACCACGCCCGCCAAGGCGCAGCGCGTACTGGTCCTGCAGGGTGGCGGCGCGCTCGGCTCCTATCAGGCCGGCGCCTTTCAGGCGCTGTGTCGGGCCGGCTTCGAACCGGAATGGGTCGCGGGCATTTCAATCGGCGCCATCAATGCCGCGATCATTGCCGGCAACGGCCCGGAGGCGCGCGTCGATCGCCTCAAGGAATTCTGGGAGATGGTGTCGTCTCCGGTGTCGTGGAGCCCCGTCACGCCGGGCGACCGCGCGCGCTCGCTGTTCAACGAGACCAGCGCCGCGCTGATTGCCACCTTCGGTGTGCCCGGCTTCTTCACGCCGCGGCTTCCGCCGGCCCCGCTCTGGCCGCCGGGCAGCCCGCAATCGCAGAGCTATTACGACACCGCGCCCTTGAAGAAGACGCTTGAGCGGCTGGTCGACTTCGATCGCATCAATGATCTGAAGACGCGGCTCAGCGTCGGCGCGGTCGGCGTGACCTCGGGCAACCTGAAATATTTCGACAATTTCGAGTTCAGGCAGCTCGGCAGGAAGATCGGGCCGGAGCACATCATGGCCTCCGGCGCGTTGCCGCCGGGCTTTCCATCCATCGTCATCGAAGGCGAGCATTACTGGGATGGCGGCATCGCCTCGAACACGCCACTCGATTTCGTGCTGGAGGAGGAGTTCAGGCGCGACCTCCTGATCTTCCAGGTCGATCTGTTCAGTGCGCGCGGGGAACTGCCGGAGTCGCTGCTCGACGCTGCCGAGCGGGAAAAGGACATCCGTTATTCCAGCCGCACCCGCATGAGTACCGACAAGAACAGGCAGATCCACAACGCGCGCATGGCGGTGCGCGATCTGCTCGGCAAATTGCCGGATCATTTGCAGAACGATCCGTCGGTCGAATTCCTGCGCAAGGCCTCGAAGGAAAACACCGTCACGGTCGTGCACCTGATCTACAAGGGCAAGAATTACGAGACAAATTCCAAGGACTACGACTTTTCGCATGTCGCCATGGTCGAGCATTGGAACGCGGGCGTCCGCGACGTTCATCTGTCGATGCGTCACAAGGATGTGTTGGAGCGCCCGCAATCTGGCGAGAGCATGAAGGCTTACGATATGTCGGGGGATGTTCCCAAGTCTCCCGGAGGCAAGCAGGAGTGA
- a CDS encoding CAP domain-containing protein, which produces MKRATTAIIGLLLLAGCSADVKIPDQPAMYLDMAQPGATLDTVAAAIMISQYRQNNGLGTVVVDPELTRLAEQQSQAMAARNKMDHNVKGPLDKRLGASGYPATVAVENISAGYHTLAEAFSGWRDSPPHKANMLKNGVTKLGIAATYAPNTKYKVFWTLILAST; this is translated from the coding sequence GTGAAACGGGCGACTACCGCCATTATCGGGCTTTTGCTGCTTGCCGGCTGCTCGGCAGACGTCAAAATCCCGGATCAGCCGGCCATGTATCTCGACATGGCGCAACCCGGCGCCACGCTCGACACGGTCGCCGCCGCGATCATGATCTCGCAATACCGCCAGAACAACGGCCTCGGCACCGTGGTGGTCGATCCGGAGCTGACCAGGCTCGCCGAACAGCAGTCCCAGGCGATGGCGGCCCGTAACAAGATGGACCACAATGTGAAGGGCCCGCTGGACAAGCGGCTGGGGGCTTCCGGCTATCCGGCAACGGTTGCGGTCGAAAACATCTCGGCCGGCTATCACACTTTGGCGGAGGCCTTCTCCGGCTGGCGCGACTCGCCGCCGCACAAGGCCAATATGCTCAAGAACGGTGTCACAAAATTGGGCATCGCGGCGACTTATGCTCCAAATACCAAATACAAGGTGTTCTGGACGCTCATCCTTGCATCAACCTGA